The following are encoded in a window of Nibricoccus aquaticus genomic DNA:
- a CDS encoding SMP-30/gluconolactonase/LRE family protein produces MKNPLIAALALATATALTAADPASSLKLVKLWETEPLLKTPESVLFDSASTQLYVSNIDGKTPWTSDARGSIGKVALDGKILSAEWVTGLDNPKGLGLHAGKLYVADMTHVVVIDVAKAAILEKIAIAGAERLNDITIDSAGIVYVSDSKTGKVHTLTDGKPATLLENLKDVNGLLAQDGILYVLADSSLFERSKDGRLSKIADGMEGGVDGVVKLTDGSFVVSGWQGVIYHVAASGDKTQLLDSRPAIQTADIGGDPATRTIYVPTFFANTVAAYRIE; encoded by the coding sequence ATGAAAAACCCTCTCATCGCCGCTCTCGCACTCGCCACCGCCACTGCGCTCACCGCCGCCGATCCCGCGTCCTCGCTCAAGCTCGTCAAACTCTGGGAAACCGAGCCTCTCCTCAAAACCCCCGAGTCCGTCCTCTTCGATTCCGCCAGCACCCAGCTCTACGTCTCCAACATCGACGGCAAAACCCCGTGGACCTCTGACGCCCGCGGCTCCATCGGCAAAGTCGCCCTCGATGGAAAAATCCTCTCCGCCGAATGGGTCACCGGCCTCGACAACCCCAAAGGCCTCGGCCTGCACGCGGGCAAACTCTACGTCGCCGACATGACCCACGTCGTCGTCATCGACGTCGCCAAAGCCGCCATCCTCGAAAAAATCGCCATCGCCGGAGCCGAGCGCCTCAACGACATCACCATCGACTCCGCCGGCATCGTGTACGTCTCAGACTCCAAAACCGGCAAGGTCCACACGCTCACCGACGGCAAACCCGCCACACTCCTCGAAAACCTCAAAGACGTGAACGGCCTCCTCGCCCAGGACGGCATCCTCTACGTCCTCGCCGACAGCTCCCTCTTCGAGCGCTCGAAAGACGGCCGCCTCTCCAAAATCGCCGACGGCATGGAAGGTGGCGTCGATGGCGTCGTGAAACTCACCGACGGCAGCTTCGTCGTCTCCGGCTGGCAGGGCGTCATCTACCACGTCGCCGCCAGCGGAGACAAAACCCAGCTCCTCGATTCCCGCCCCGCCATCCAGACGGCCGACATCGGCGGCGATCCCGCCACCCGCACGATCTACGTCCCCACCTTCTTCGCCAACACCGTGGCCGCCTACCGTATCGAGTAA
- a CDS encoding PrsW family glutamic-type intramembrane protease: MPSPARWKQTLSHASRSRSFLWKLAIGIILAGAAIGTALHRVAPPAPGTFDQRVLTTLPFLSDTSPAALAALSENLFRSFERELADPALAPEDFLDALPRLRPLLTGETVRVSALVAKRFTPATGALVADFLLLDSPHTTAASTARERLEISATREPPVPFANYLLGLHAREKNDLPAAARYFIAEGRSPEAHAARDHAIQSLLDSNQFTALEALVREPAYAGLLTPYDHLDLAVARHDWPAILRTLPAAQFATHLDGALALTLVTGIAWAFFLFHLGENRRALSATTALCLTALVLGALSTFPTICAAIWQEDMLGLGANTESLPYLAYQVGGVGLREELSKLLLLLPLVPFLVSRGDEREALLVASFIGLGFAIEENGGYFLNSHGIDAPGRFLSANFLHIALTGLNGLAFVRIFTRGTAGLNQFLAIFPLTILVHGLYNGLPAVVELQELGPFLAMTIFVLFSVSYFNRTHELRENERMTLSLTGAFVFSISLVAAAVLIEQISAIGLGAGLTALFPEFLATGILILMFTRVFNEGLSE; the protein is encoded by the coding sequence ATGCCATCGCCCGCCCGCTGGAAACAGACGCTCTCCCACGCCTCCCGCAGCCGCAGCTTCCTTTGGAAACTCGCCATCGGGATCATCCTCGCGGGCGCAGCCATCGGCACCGCCCTCCATCGCGTGGCCCCGCCCGCGCCCGGCACCTTCGATCAACGCGTCCTCACCACTCTTCCGTTTCTCTCCGACACGAGCCCCGCCGCACTCGCCGCGCTATCCGAGAATCTCTTCCGCTCCTTTGAGCGTGAACTCGCCGACCCCGCCCTCGCCCCCGAGGACTTCCTCGACGCGCTCCCCCGCCTGCGCCCGCTCCTGACCGGCGAAACCGTCCGCGTCTCCGCGCTCGTCGCGAAGCGCTTCACGCCCGCGACCGGCGCGCTCGTCGCCGATTTCCTCCTCCTCGATTCGCCTCACACCACCGCGGCCTCCACCGCCCGCGAACGCCTCGAAATTTCCGCGACCCGCGAGCCACCCGTTCCCTTCGCCAACTACCTCCTCGGCCTCCACGCCCGCGAAAAAAACGACCTCCCCGCCGCCGCCCGCTACTTCATCGCCGAGGGCAGATCCCCCGAGGCCCACGCCGCCCGCGACCACGCCATCCAGTCACTCCTCGACTCGAACCAATTCACCGCGCTCGAAGCACTCGTTCGCGAACCCGCCTACGCCGGACTGCTCACGCCCTACGATCACCTCGATCTCGCGGTCGCCCGGCACGACTGGCCCGCCATCCTCCGGACACTCCCCGCCGCCCAGTTCGCCACTCACCTCGACGGCGCGCTCGCGCTCACCCTCGTCACCGGCATCGCCTGGGCCTTCTTCCTCTTTCACCTCGGCGAAAACCGTCGCGCCCTCTCCGCCACCACCGCGCTCTGCTTAACTGCGCTCGTCCTCGGCGCGCTCAGCACCTTCCCCACGATCTGCGCCGCCATCTGGCAGGAAGACATGCTCGGCCTCGGCGCTAACACCGAGTCACTGCCTTACCTCGCGTATCAAGTCGGTGGAGTCGGCCTGCGCGAGGAACTCTCCAAACTCCTCCTCCTACTTCCGCTGGTCCCCTTCCTCGTCAGCCGCGGCGACGAACGCGAAGCCCTGCTCGTCGCCAGCTTCATCGGCCTTGGTTTCGCCATCGAGGAAAACGGCGGCTACTTCCTCAACTCCCACGGCATCGACGCCCCCGGCCGCTTCCTCAGCGCCAACTTCCTCCACATCGCCCTCACCGGCCTCAACGGCCTCGCCTTCGTCCGCATCTTCACGCGCGGCACCGCCGGCCTGAATCAATTCCTCGCGATCTTCCCGCTCACCATCCTTGTCCACGGCCTCTACAACGGCCTCCCCGCCGTGGTCGAACTCCAGGAACTCGGCCCCTTCCTCGCGATGACGATCTTCGTCCTCTTCAGCGTCAGCTATTTCAACCGCACCCACGAGCTGCGCGAAAACGAACGCATGACGCTCAGCCTCACCGGCGCCTTCGTCTTCAGCATTTCCCTCGTGGCCGCCGCCGTGCTCATCGAGCAAATCTCCGCCATCGGCCTGGGCGCAGGGCTCACCGCCCTCTTCCCCGAATTCCTCGCCACCGGCATCCTCATCCTGATGTTCACCCGCGTCTTCAACGAAGGCCTCTCCGAGTAA
- a CDS encoding glycoside hydrolase family 43 protein: MLPLILQRADPCIRRHTDGWYYFTASVPEYDRIELRRARTIAELATAKPHDVWRKPASGPYSELIWAPEIHHHGGAWYVYFAAAPTREIKDGLFQHRMYAITCASADPFAGEWKLVGQIENGLDSFCLDATTFTHRGKLYYVWAQKEPAIRGNSNLYIAEMATPTTLATKPVRLSVPEFAWETKGFWVNEGPSVLIRKGRVFVSYSASATDENYCMGLLHASDDADLLDPRSWTKSPEPVFQTDYGKKIYGPGHNSFTVAEDGVTDLLVYHARMYTEIVGDPLWDPNRHTYVKALKWDASGMLVFGKPSEG; the protein is encoded by the coding sequence ATGCTACCGCTGATTCTCCAACGCGCCGATCCGTGCATCCGCCGGCACACGGATGGGTGGTATTATTTCACGGCATCGGTGCCGGAGTACGATCGCATCGAGCTGCGCCGCGCGCGTACCATCGCGGAGCTGGCGACGGCAAAGCCGCACGATGTGTGGCGCAAACCGGCAAGCGGGCCGTACAGCGAACTCATCTGGGCGCCGGAGATTCATCATCACGGTGGTGCGTGGTACGTTTATTTCGCGGCGGCACCGACGCGGGAGATCAAGGACGGGCTTTTTCAGCACCGGATGTACGCGATCACGTGCGCGTCGGCCGATCCGTTTGCGGGCGAGTGGAAACTTGTTGGGCAGATTGAGAATGGGCTGGATAGTTTTTGTCTCGATGCGACGACGTTCACGCATCGCGGGAAGCTCTACTATGTCTGGGCGCAGAAGGAGCCGGCGATCCGGGGGAACTCGAATCTGTACATCGCGGAGATGGCGACGCCGACCACGCTCGCGACTAAACCGGTGCGGTTGTCGGTGCCGGAGTTCGCGTGGGAGACGAAAGGTTTTTGGGTGAACGAAGGACCGTCGGTGCTGATCCGGAAGGGGCGTGTGTTCGTGAGTTATTCGGCGAGCGCGACGGATGAGAATTACTGCATGGGGCTGCTGCACGCGTCGGACGATGCGGACCTGCTTGATCCGCGTTCGTGGACGAAGTCGCCAGAGCCGGTTTTCCAGACTGACTATGGGAAGAAGATCTACGGGCCGGGGCACAACAGCTTCACGGTCGCTGAAGACGGCGTGACGGATCTGCTGGTTTATCACGCGCGCATGTACACCGAGATTGTAGGCGATCCGCTCTGGGATCCGAACCGGCACACGTACGTGAAGGCGCTGAAGTGGGACGCGAGCGGGATGCTGGTTTTCGGGAAGCCGTCGGAGGGGTGA
- a CDS encoding MFS transporter — protein sequence MKTHRLSVLEKIGFGAGDAAVNVVISAMMLIIGYFYTDVFGLKPADLVVLFFVVRLIDGLIDPLIGWFNDRYTTRWGRYRPYFIIFSIPLAVSTVLMFTTPDLSYQGKLIWAYATYLANTVLFSLVTVPYISLIGVLTDNTQERLSANGYRLFFAKVAGFCVAIIVPLMAVKLGGGNLARGYQIAMAAMAAAGVVMFWFCFFTTTERVVHEEEKVPTAVQLKHLVRNDQWWILCAVCITGMVGYVIRGGTAAYYAKYYLGGGEELISTFMGVGVGSAIVAMVASTWITKSVCKIQLFRWTQIGTGVISAAMLFFVKPGDVSVALCFYAVLCFTVDLHAPVFWSIIPEAVDYGAHKTGVRVSGLAIGLIAFFQSMGLAIAGSGTNGLLHYFGYVANQVQTETSMNGLALMLTVIPGAFHILVGVLMFRYRVTDKFYHQMMAVKNTADTQAAPTGVTAS from the coding sequence ATGAAGACTCACAGACTTTCGGTGTTGGAAAAGATCGGTTTCGGCGCGGGCGACGCGGCCGTGAACGTCGTCATCTCGGCGATGATGTTGATCATCGGTTATTTTTATACCGATGTCTTCGGACTGAAGCCGGCGGACCTGGTCGTGTTGTTTTTCGTGGTACGATTGATCGACGGGTTGATCGATCCGCTGATCGGCTGGTTCAACGACCGCTACACAACGCGGTGGGGGCGCTATCGGCCGTACTTCATCATCTTCTCCATCCCGCTGGCGGTTTCGACCGTGCTCATGTTCACGACGCCGGATCTGAGTTATCAGGGGAAACTGATCTGGGCTTACGCGACATACCTCGCGAACACGGTGTTGTTCAGCCTGGTGACGGTGCCGTACATCTCGCTGATCGGCGTGTTGACCGACAACACGCAGGAGCGGCTTTCGGCGAATGGCTACCGCCTGTTCTTCGCGAAGGTCGCGGGCTTTTGCGTGGCGATCATCGTGCCGTTGATGGCGGTGAAGCTCGGCGGAGGAAATCTGGCGCGCGGTTATCAGATCGCGATGGCCGCGATGGCGGCGGCGGGCGTGGTGATGTTCTGGTTTTGTTTTTTCACGACGACTGAGCGTGTCGTTCACGAGGAAGAAAAAGTGCCGACGGCGGTGCAGTTGAAGCATCTCGTGCGTAATGACCAGTGGTGGATTCTTTGTGCGGTCTGCATCACGGGGATGGTCGGCTACGTGATTCGCGGCGGAACGGCCGCGTACTACGCGAAATACTATCTCGGCGGAGGCGAGGAACTGATCTCTACGTTCATGGGCGTCGGCGTGGGCTCGGCTATCGTCGCGATGGTCGCCTCGACGTGGATCACGAAGAGCGTCTGCAAGATCCAGCTCTTCCGTTGGACGCAGATCGGCACGGGCGTGATCAGCGCGGCGATGTTGTTTTTCGTGAAGCCGGGCGATGTGAGCGTCGCGCTATGTTTTTATGCGGTGCTGTGTTTCACGGTGGATCTGCACGCGCCGGTTTTCTGGTCGATCATTCCCGAAGCGGTGGACTACGGCGCGCACAAGACGGGCGTGCGCGTGTCGGGGCTGGCGATCGGGCTCATCGCGTTTTTCCAAAGCATGGGCCTGGCGATCGCAGGTTCCGGGACGAACGGGCTTCTGCATTATTTCGGGTATGTGGCGAATCAGGTGCAGACTGAGACCTCGATGAACGGGCTCGCGCTCATGCTCACGGTGATTCCGGGGGCATTTCATATTCTGGTCGGAGTGCTGATGTTTCGCTACCGGGTGACGGATAAATTTTATCACCAGATGATGGCGGTGAAAAACACAGCTGACACGCAGGCGGCGCCGACGGGTGTGACTGCTTCCTGA
- a CDS encoding glycoside hydrolase family 43 protein: MKCRLPGLLFALVWILFAESAPLMATPLSPAYPNPLIAHRADPHIVRAGDGWYYFTATVPEYDRLALRRSRTLEGLAAAEEKTIWRKHAKGPMGAHIWAPELHFIDGKWFIYFAAGEAEKIWDIRIYVLENASANPLEGEWIERGQLNTGWESFALDATTFVNRGTRYLSWAQHDPAIGGNTNIYIAKMDSPTSITGKAVMLTKPELPWEVVRFRVNEGPAFLVSGECVFLSYSASGTGAEYCLGLLSASADADLLDAKAWTKSPVPVFGTSEANGIYGPGHNQFTKAADGVTDLIVYHARNYRDIPGDPLHDPNRHTRVQALRWKADGSPDFGVPERETASSAAATTSAK; the protein is encoded by the coding sequence ATGAAGTGCCGTCTTCCCGGTCTGTTGTTCGCGCTTGTGTGGATTCTCTTCGCTGAGTCGGCCCCGCTTATGGCGACGCCACTTTCACCGGCTTACCCCAATCCTCTCATCGCCCACCGCGCCGATCCTCACATCGTACGCGCTGGCGATGGGTGGTATTATTTCACGGCGACGGTGCCGGAGTATGACCGGCTGGCGCTGCGTCGGTCGCGCACGCTCGAAGGTCTGGCGGCGGCCGAGGAGAAAACCATCTGGCGAAAGCACGCTAAGGGGCCGATGGGTGCGCACATCTGGGCGCCGGAGCTGCACTTCATAGACGGGAAGTGGTTCATCTATTTCGCGGCGGGCGAGGCGGAGAAGATCTGGGACATCCGCATCTATGTTTTGGAAAACGCCTCGGCCAATCCGCTCGAAGGCGAGTGGATCGAACGCGGGCAGCTCAACACGGGCTGGGAGTCTTTCGCGCTGGATGCGACGACGTTTGTGAATCGCGGCACGCGTTACCTGAGCTGGGCGCAGCACGATCCGGCGATCGGAGGGAACACGAATATCTACATCGCCAAAATGGACAGCCCGACGTCGATCACTGGTAAGGCGGTGATGCTGACGAAGCCGGAGCTGCCGTGGGAAGTCGTGAGGTTTCGTGTGAATGAAGGGCCGGCGTTTCTAGTGAGCGGTGAGTGCGTGTTCCTCAGTTACTCGGCGAGTGGAACGGGTGCGGAGTACTGTCTTGGGCTGCTCAGCGCCTCTGCGGACGCGGATTTACTGGATGCGAAGGCGTGGACGAAATCGCCGGTGCCGGTTTTCGGCACGAGCGAGGCGAACGGTATCTATGGCCCCGGGCATAACCAGTTCACGAAGGCGGCGGACGGCGTGACGGACCTGATTGTTTATCACGCGCGCAACTACCGCGACATCCCGGGCGATCCGTTGCACGACCCGAACCGCCACACGCGCGTGCAGGCGCTGCGGTGGAAGGCGGACGGATCGCCGGACTTCGGTGTGCCGGAACGCGAGACGGCGAGTTCCGCTGCGGCGACGACATCTGCGAAGTAA
- a CDS encoding glycoside hydrolase family 43 protein, translated as MKIPHARRSLSGLARCTAALFLGLCVSSLHAGHWALTGSVGVHDPSITRDGSGPYWVFATGQGIHVKRSSNGLAWADNGQVFGSGLAWWKTYVPGNSGNDVWAPDVRYYNGKWWLYYSISTFGSNTSCIGLASKTGSLSNSGWTDNGLVIRSTSSNSYNAIDPNLVIDAANQPWLVFGSWWNGIYLTRLDSATMKPTGSLTNIAKRSGGIEAPHIVYRSGYYYLFVSIGVCCQGVNSTYKIAYGRSASVTGPYLDKNGVNMLSSGGTVLDAGNAQWKGPGGQSIHGTGVIARHAYDANANGAPKLLISDLNWSGGWPSY; from the coding sequence ATGAAAATACCCCACGCCCGCCGGAGTCTCTCCGGCCTCGCGCGCTGCACTGCGGCGCTGTTTCTCGGACTCTGCGTCTCCTCGCTTCACGCCGGTCACTGGGCGCTCACGGGCTCGGTCGGTGTTCACGATCCGTCGATCACGCGCGACGGATCGGGTCCGTACTGGGTTTTCGCGACGGGCCAGGGCATCCACGTGAAACGCTCCAGCAACGGTCTTGCCTGGGCTGATAATGGCCAGGTCTTCGGCTCCGGACTCGCGTGGTGGAAAACCTACGTGCCCGGCAATTCCGGCAACGATGTCTGGGCGCCCGATGTGCGTTACTACAACGGCAAGTGGTGGCTCTATTATTCCATCTCCACGTTTGGGAGTAATACCTCGTGCATCGGGCTCGCGTCGAAGACCGGTTCGCTCAGCAACAGCGGCTGGACGGATAATGGCCTCGTGATCCGCTCCACGAGTTCCAACAGCTACAACGCCATCGATCCGAACCTGGTGATCGACGCAGCGAACCAGCCGTGGCTCGTGTTTGGCTCGTGGTGGAACGGCATCTACCTCACGCGGCTCGACTCAGCGACGATGAAGCCGACGGGCAGCCTCACCAATATCGCGAAGCGTTCGGGCGGGATCGAGGCGCCGCACATCGTTTATCGGAGCGGTTATTATTACCTCTTCGTTTCGATCGGTGTCTGCTGCCAGGGCGTGAACAGCACGTACAAGATCGCCTATGGGCGCTCGGCTTCGGTCACCGGGCCATACCTCGACAAGAACGGCGTGAACATGCTCAGCAGCGGCGGCACCGTCCTCGATGCGGGTAACGCGCAGTGGAAAGGGCCGGGCGGCCAGTCGATCCACGGCACCGGCGTGATCGCGCGGCACGCGTACGATGCGAACGCCAACGGCGCGCCAAAGCTGCTCATCAGCGATCTGAACTGGAGCGGAGGCTGGCCGTCGTATTGA
- a CDS encoding family 43 glycosylhydrolase, whose protein sequence is MNASAPTPTGRRATCLSLFIALVFFTFGFGALRAQVAPSHDPSTMIRNTDGRYWIFTTGNGVWTMSSSNANFTDWRAENTVFPAGTWPSWINNYVSGFTGGFWAPDVIKIGSTYYCYYSCAGNGAPAAIGLATATNLSGPWTDRGLIVAGNNAIDPAIIRDGSNMYMTYGNWQSGIDLIQLNATTGLRQGTSRWDLVPGEVEAPYLIKNGSYFYLFFQRGLCCNGVNSSYYTQVARSTSITGPYLDKNGVSVLNGGGTTFLPNRDGRYIGPGHVGLGEGKLTFHFYDGNDNGAAKLRITTLSWSNGWPVAAGVNLPAAQPVANGTYSLRNRSSGKMLDNLGATADGATVAQWADGTSNNQKWVVTYSGGYYRLSCVTGGKYLDSVNNTANDTPVGQWTGGGSTNQQWTFVSVGSGYYQLVNRANGKALDTGGATADGAVMEFWSSGTSTNQQWQFVAP, encoded by the coding sequence ATGAACGCATCCGCTCCTACCCCGACCGGCCGCCGCGCGACGTGCCTGTCGCTATTTATCGCACTCGTATTTTTCACCTTCGGCTTCGGCGCGCTGCGCGCGCAGGTCGCGCCGAGCCACGATCCCTCGACGATGATCCGCAACACGGACGGCCGTTACTGGATCTTCACGACGGGCAACGGCGTGTGGACGATGTCGTCGAGCAATGCCAACTTCACCGACTGGCGGGCGGAGAACACGGTGTTTCCCGCAGGGACGTGGCCGAGCTGGATCAATAACTACGTGAGTGGCTTCACGGGCGGTTTCTGGGCGCCCGATGTGATCAAGATAGGCAGCACCTACTACTGTTACTACTCGTGCGCGGGTAACGGCGCACCGGCGGCCATCGGTCTTGCGACGGCGACAAATCTCTCCGGGCCTTGGACGGATCGCGGGCTCATCGTCGCGGGCAACAACGCGATCGATCCGGCGATCATTCGCGACGGTAGCAATATGTATATGACTTATGGCAACTGGCAGAGCGGCATCGATCTGATCCAGCTCAATGCCACGACGGGGCTGCGTCAGGGAACCAGCCGCTGGGATCTTGTGCCCGGCGAAGTGGAAGCGCCGTACCTGATCAAGAATGGCAGTTATTTCTACCTGTTTTTCCAGCGCGGGCTCTGCTGCAACGGCGTGAACAGCTCCTACTACACGCAGGTGGCGCGCTCGACTTCGATCACGGGTCCGTACCTCGACAAAAACGGCGTGAGCGTGCTCAACGGCGGTGGCACGACGTTCCTGCCCAATCGCGATGGCCGTTACATCGGGCCGGGCCACGTGGGTCTCGGCGAGGGGAAACTCACGTTTCACTTCTACGATGGGAACGACAACGGTGCGGCCAAGCTGCGCATCACTACGCTCAGCTGGAGCAATGGCTGGCCGGTGGCCGCTGGTGTGAATCTGCCAGCGGCGCAGCCGGTCGCCAACGGCACGTACAGCCTGCGCAATCGCTCGAGCGGAAAGATGCTCGATAATCTCGGTGCGACGGCGGACGGCGCGACGGTCGCCCAGTGGGCTGACGGCACGAGCAACAACCAGAAGTGGGTCGTCACGTATAGCGGCGGTTATTATCGGCTGAGCTGCGTCACTGGCGGCAAGTATCTCGACAGCGTCAACAACACCGCGAACGACACGCCGGTCGGCCAGTGGACCGGGGGAGGCAGCACGAACCAGCAGTGGACATTCGTGTCGGTAGGCTCCGGATACTATCAGCTCGTCAACCGGGCTAACGGCAAAGCACTGGACACTGGCGGTGCAACGGCTGACGGCGCGGTGATGGAGTTCTGGAGCAGCGGCACCAGCACGAATCAGCAGTGGCAGTTCGTGGCACCGTGA